In the Tribolium castaneum strain GA2 chromosome 1, icTriCast1.1, whole genome shotgun sequence genome, one interval contains:
- the Cdk7 gene encoding cyclin-dependent kinase 7, with translation MSNKLTRYEKIEFLGEGQFATVYKARDVETDNIVAVKKIKMGSRQEAQDGINRTALREIKLLQELHHRNVIGLLDVFGHMSNVSLVFDFMDTDLEVIIKDNTIILTTGNIKAYIIQTLQGLDYLHRNWVLHRDLKPNNLLVNSNGVLKIGDFGLAKLYGSPNRINTHQVVTRWYRCPELLFGAKLYSTGVDMWAVGCILAELLLRVPLFPGESDLDQLTKIFAVFGNPTEENWPGLKSLSDYVEFKPFTPIPLKNIFTAAGDDLLDVLEGLLVLNPLKRFECSKCLAMPFFSNKPAPTPGSKLPLPQNIRKTEVERPTLKRKLLDAVEGGSLSKRLFF, from the coding sequence ATGTCGAATAAACTAACCCGTTACGAAAAAATCGAGTTTCTGGGCGAGGGCCAATTCGCCACGGTGTACAAAGCCCGCGATGTAGAGACCGACAACATCGTCGcagtgaaaaaaatcaaaatgggGAGTCGTCAAGAGGCCCAAGACGGCATCAACCGAACAGCCCTTCGCGAAATCAAACTCTTACAAGAACTGCACCACCGCAACGTAATCGGCCTCTTGGACGTCTTCGGACACATGTCCAACGTGTCCCTTGTGTTTGATTTCATGGACACGGATTTGGAAGTTATAATAAAAGACAACACGATTATTTTAACAACTGGCAACATAAAAGCCTACATTATTCAAACGCTGCAAGGGCTGGACTACTTGCACCGAAACTGGGTCCTTCACCGGGACCTCAAGCCCAACAACCTTCTGGTGAACTCCAACGGCGTGCTCAAAATCGGCGATTTCGGGCTTGCGAAGCTCTACGGCTCCCCAAACCGCATCAACACGCACCAGGTGGTCACCAGGTGGTACAGGTGCCCCGAGCTGCTCTTCGGGGCAAAGTTGTACAGCACGGGGGTGGACATGTGGGCTGTGGGGTGCATCCTCGCGGAGCTCCTCCTGCGAGTGCCCTTGTTTCCTGGCGAGTCGGACCTGGACCAGCTGACCAAAATTTTCGCAGTTTTTGGAAATCCGACCGAGGAGAATTGGCCGGGGCTGAAGAGTTTGTCCGATTACGTCGAATTTAAGCCGTTTACGCCGATTCCGTTGAAGAATATTTTCACAGCCGCCGGTGATGATCTGCTTGATGTCTTGGAGGGGCTTTTGGTGTTGAATCCGTTGAAGCGGTTCGAGTGCAGCAAGTGTTTGGCGATGCCGTTTTTCAGTAATAAACCGGCGCCGACGCCGGGATCCAAGTTGCCGTTGCCTCAAAACATCAGAAAAACTGAAGTGGAAAGGCCTACTTTGAAGAGGAAGCTGCTGGATGCGGTGGAGGGAGGGTCGCTATCTAAACgattgtttttctaa
- the HDAC1 gene encoding histone deacetylase HDAC1 produces the protein MATQPHSRKRVCYYYDSDIGNYYYGQGHPMKPHRIRMTHNLLLNYGLYRKMEIYRPHKATAEEMTKFHSDDYIRFLRSIRPDNMSEYNKQMQRFNVGEDCPVFDGLYEFCQLSAGGSVAAAVKLNKQASEICINWGGGLHHAKKSEASGFCYVNDIVLGILELLKYHQRVLYIDIDVHHGDGVEEAFYTTDRVMTVSFHKYGEYFPGTGDLRDIGAGKGKYYAVNIPLRDGMDDESYEKIFVPIISKVMETFQPSAVVLQCGADSLTGDRLGCFNLTVRGHGKCVEFVKKYNLPFMMVGGGGYTIRNVSRAWTYETSVALGVEIANELPYNDYFEYFGPDFKLHISPSNMANQNTPEYLDKIKTRLFENLRMLPHAPGVQVQAIPEDAINEESDGEEKVDKDERLPQKDLDKRIVPENEFSDSEDEGEGGRRDNRTYKGRKRPRLEKGVDGKESTGDEKIKEELKSEKEEKEDSKANTIDDLKKDTGPTP, from the exons ATGGCCACACAACCTCACAGTCGGAAACGTGTTTGTTACTATTACGACA GCGATATTGGGAATTACTATTATGGGCAAGGACACCCCATGAAGCCCCACCGCATAAGGATGACCCATAATTTGCTGCTCAATTATGGTCTGTACAGAAAAATGGAGATTTAT CGCCCCCATAAAGCCACTGCCGAAGAAATGACCAAGTTTCACTCGGATGACTACATTCGATTTCTCAGATCCATCCGACCTGACAACATGTCTGAGTACAACAAACAAATGCAGAGGTTTAATGTAGGGGAGGACTGTCCTGTCTTTGACGGTTTGTACGAATTCTGCCAACTCTCAGCTGGGGGCTCAGTGGCGGCAGCTGTTAAATTGAACAAGCAAGCGTCCGAAATTTGCATCAATTGGGGCGGGGGTTTGCATCACGCGAAAAAATCCGAAGCTTCGGGCTTTTGCTACGTAAATGATATTGTTCTGGGGATTTTGGAGCTGTTGAAGTACCACCAACGCGTGTTGTACATCGATATTGACGTGCACCACGGTGACGGTGTCGAAGAGGCTTTTTACACCACTGACCGGGTGATGACAGTCTCGTTCCACAAATACG GCGAGTACTTCCCCGGAACGGGCGATCTCAGAGACATTGGCGCCGGCAAAGGCAAGTACTACGCCGTCAATATCCCCCTTCGTGACGGCATGGACGACGAATCCTACGAGAAGATTTTCGTTCCGATAATCAGCAAAGTTATGGAGACGTTCCAACCGAGCGCTGTTGTTCTCCAATGTGGTGCAGACTCCTTAACTGGTGACCGCCTGGGGTGCTTCAACCTCACGGTGCGAGGCCACGGCAAGTGCGTGGAGTTCGTCAAAAAGTACAACCTTCCATTCATGATGGTCGGAGGTGGTGGATACACCATTAGGAACGTCTCCAGAGCATGGACGTACGAAACTTCCGTCGCTCTAGGTGTGGAAATCGCCAACGAACTCCCTTATAACGACTACTTCGAGTACTTTGGTCCCGATTTTAAGCTACATATCAGTCCGAGCAATATGGCCAATCAGAACACCCCCGAGTATTTGGATAAAATCAAGACGCGcttgtttgaaaatttgagGATGTTGCCGCACGCACCAGGTGTGCAAGTTCAGGCGATTCCAGAAGACGCGATCAATGAAGAATCGGATGGAGAGGAGAAAGTTGACAAAGACGAGAGACTACCTCAGAAAGATCTCGATAAGAGGATCGTGCCAGAAAATGAATTTTCCGATAGTGAGGACGAGGGAGAAGGGGGGCGAAGAGACAATCGGACGTATAAGGGACGAAAGAGGCCGCGGCTTGAAAAAGGGGTTGATGGGAAAGAATCAACAGGGgatgaaaaaatcaaagaagaaCTAAAATCTGAAAAAG aagaGAAAGAAGATAGTAAAGCGAACACAATTGATGATTTGAAGAAAGATACGGGACCAACTCCGTGA
- the LOC654979 gene encoding probable cytochrome P450 303a1 isoform X1 yields MPVRESTHQDRDQTMLLAIGFFVIILGLLAYLDTKKPKNYPPGPSWLPIIGSAHTIAEWRKKAGYLYKATAEMAEKYGPVIGLRVGKDLIVVVYGKNQIREFLASDDLAGRPTGAFFDMRTWGERRGVLLTDSDFWQEQRRFILRQLREFGFGRKNMSSMIEEETAIMVESYQKMLAGKKSVTLNMESAFNIHILNTLWMMMAGIRYSPEDKNLKSLQDILGRLFSTVDMVGAPFSQFPILRFIAPEISGYKLYLETHLQIWEFLYDELKRHKETWDENNLRDFMDVYLKMLNSPERKESFCEKQLLAICLDMFMAGSETTSKSLGFCFLNLIMYPDVQKKAQQEIDAVVGRNRLPSLEDRPQMPYMECVVLEALRMFSGRAFTVPHRAFKDTHLNGYIIPKDAMVIANMHGTLMGPESGVEDPEIFKPERYLKDGKITLADTYLPFGFGKHRCLGETLARANVFLFTASLLQHFNFSIVPGSPPTTECIDGVTPGPLPFKALVTPRE; encoded by the exons ATGCCAGTAAGAGAAAGTACACACCAAGATCGAGACCAA ACTATGTTGCTTGCAATTgggttttttgtaataatccTGGGATTATTGGCCTAtttagacacaaaaaaaccaaaaaattatcctCCGGGACCATCATGGCTACCAATCATCGGCAGTGCACACACCATAGCCGAATGGCGAAAAAAAGCCGGCTATTTGTACAAAGCAACGGCCGAAATGGCCGAAAAATACGGACCTGTGATTGGGTTAAGAGTCGGAAAAGACTTGATTGTGGTGGTTTACGGTAAAAACCAAATCCGGGAATTTTTGGCTTCGGACGACTTAGCAGGAAGGCCCACTGGAGCGTTTTTCGACATGAGAACGTGGGGAGAACGCCGAG GGGTTTTACTGACTGATAGCGACTTTTGGCAAGAGCAACGCAGATTTATTTTGCGCCAGTTGCGAGAGTTCGGCTTTGGGCGCAAAAACATGTCCTCAATGATTGAGGAAGAAACGGCAATAATGGTCGAAAGCTACCAAAAAATGCTCGCTGGGAAAAAATCAGTGACTTTGAACATGGAATCGGCGTTTAATATCCACATCTTGAACACTTTGTGGATGATGATGGCCGGGATTCGCTACAGTCCCGAAGACAAAAACCTGAAGAGTCTTCAGGATATTTTAGGGAGGTTGTTTTCGACTGTGGATATGGTGGGGGCCCCTTTCAGCCAGTTTCCGATTTTGAGGTTTATCGCTCCGGAGATTTCGGGCTACAAGCTCTACCTGGAGACGCATCTCCAGATTTGGGAGTTTTTGTACGACGAATTAAAGCGGCACAAGGAAACGTGGGATGAGAATAATTTGCGTGACTTTATGGATGTGTACCTGAAAATGCTCAATTCGCCAGAGCGCAAAGAGAGCTTCTGTGAAAAGCAGCTGTTGGCAATTTGCTTGGATATGTTTATGGCTGGGTCCGAAACGACGAGTAAAAGTCTCGGTTTCTGTTTTTTGAACCTGATTATGTATCCCGATGTCCAGAAAAAGGCGCAACAGGAAATAGACGCCGTTGTGGGCCGTAACAGACTTCCAAGTCTCGAAGACCGACCGCA GATGCCCTACATGGAGTGTGTAGTTTTAGAAGCTCTGCGAATGTTCTCCGGCCGAGCTTTCACCGTCCCTCATCGTGCTTTCAAAGATACGCATTTAAATGGCTACATCATCCCCAAA GACGCGATGGTGATTGCAAACATGCATGGGACGTTAATGGGCCCCGAAAGCGGCGTCGAAGACCCCGAAATATTCAAACCAGAGAGATATTTAAAAGACGGCAAAATCACTTTAGCCGACACTTACCTTCCCTTTGGTTTCGGAAAACACAGATGTTTGGGTGAAACACTGGCCAGAGCCAATGTTTTCTTATTCACTGCTTCGCTTTTGCAACATTTCAACTTTTCGATCGTTCCAGGAAGTCCACCTACTACAGAGTGCATCGACGGAGTCACCCCTGGACCTCTGCCGTTCAAAGCACTCGTGACACCTCGAGAGTGA
- the LOC654979 gene encoding probable cytochrome P450 303a1 isoform X2 has protein sequence MLLAIGFFVIILGLLAYLDTKKPKNYPPGPSWLPIIGSAHTIAEWRKKAGYLYKATAEMAEKYGPVIGLRVGKDLIVVVYGKNQIREFLASDDLAGRPTGAFFDMRTWGERRGVLLTDSDFWQEQRRFILRQLREFGFGRKNMSSMIEEETAIMVESYQKMLAGKKSVTLNMESAFNIHILNTLWMMMAGIRYSPEDKNLKSLQDILGRLFSTVDMVGAPFSQFPILRFIAPEISGYKLYLETHLQIWEFLYDELKRHKETWDENNLRDFMDVYLKMLNSPERKESFCEKQLLAICLDMFMAGSETTSKSLGFCFLNLIMYPDVQKKAQQEIDAVVGRNRLPSLEDRPQMPYMECVVLEALRMFSGRAFTVPHRAFKDTHLNGYIIPKDAMVIANMHGTLMGPESGVEDPEIFKPERYLKDGKITLADTYLPFGFGKHRCLGETLARANVFLFTASLLQHFNFSIVPGSPPTTECIDGVTPGPLPFKALVTPRE, from the exons ATGTTGCTTGCAATTgggttttttgtaataatccTGGGATTATTGGCCTAtttagacacaaaaaaaccaaaaaattatcctCCGGGACCATCATGGCTACCAATCATCGGCAGTGCACACACCATAGCCGAATGGCGAAAAAAAGCCGGCTATTTGTACAAAGCAACGGCCGAAATGGCCGAAAAATACGGACCTGTGATTGGGTTAAGAGTCGGAAAAGACTTGATTGTGGTGGTTTACGGTAAAAACCAAATCCGGGAATTTTTGGCTTCGGACGACTTAGCAGGAAGGCCCACTGGAGCGTTTTTCGACATGAGAACGTGGGGAGAACGCCGAG GGGTTTTACTGACTGATAGCGACTTTTGGCAAGAGCAACGCAGATTTATTTTGCGCCAGTTGCGAGAGTTCGGCTTTGGGCGCAAAAACATGTCCTCAATGATTGAGGAAGAAACGGCAATAATGGTCGAAAGCTACCAAAAAATGCTCGCTGGGAAAAAATCAGTGACTTTGAACATGGAATCGGCGTTTAATATCCACATCTTGAACACTTTGTGGATGATGATGGCCGGGATTCGCTACAGTCCCGAAGACAAAAACCTGAAGAGTCTTCAGGATATTTTAGGGAGGTTGTTTTCGACTGTGGATATGGTGGGGGCCCCTTTCAGCCAGTTTCCGATTTTGAGGTTTATCGCTCCGGAGATTTCGGGCTACAAGCTCTACCTGGAGACGCATCTCCAGATTTGGGAGTTTTTGTACGACGAATTAAAGCGGCACAAGGAAACGTGGGATGAGAATAATTTGCGTGACTTTATGGATGTGTACCTGAAAATGCTCAATTCGCCAGAGCGCAAAGAGAGCTTCTGTGAAAAGCAGCTGTTGGCAATTTGCTTGGATATGTTTATGGCTGGGTCCGAAACGACGAGTAAAAGTCTCGGTTTCTGTTTTTTGAACCTGATTATGTATCCCGATGTCCAGAAAAAGGCGCAACAGGAAATAGACGCCGTTGTGGGCCGTAACAGACTTCCAAGTCTCGAAGACCGACCGCA GATGCCCTACATGGAGTGTGTAGTTTTAGAAGCTCTGCGAATGTTCTCCGGCCGAGCTTTCACCGTCCCTCATCGTGCTTTCAAAGATACGCATTTAAATGGCTACATCATCCCCAAA GACGCGATGGTGATTGCAAACATGCATGGGACGTTAATGGGCCCCGAAAGCGGCGTCGAAGACCCCGAAATATTCAAACCAGAGAGATATTTAAAAGACGGCAAAATCACTTTAGCCGACACTTACCTTCCCTTTGGTTTCGGAAAACACAGATGTTTGGGTGAAACACTGGCCAGAGCCAATGTTTTCTTATTCACTGCTTCGCTTTTGCAACATTTCAACTTTTCGATCGTTCCAGGAAGTCCACCTACTACAGAGTGCATCGACGGAGTCACCCCTGGACCTCTGCCGTTCAAAGCACTCGTGACACCTCGAGAGTGA